From the Purpureocillium takamizusanense chromosome 6, complete sequence genome, one window contains:
- a CDS encoding uncharacterized protein (COG:S~EggNog:ENOG503NZ8E), whose protein sequence is MNNEQFRKLIAANSASPQGAKDGPSPPSTGGGGGSGAALGSRQRAFVPMTPRSVGNAQADFARQMAERNEALRPQKRHKTSAPKGSKLAAGYVDRAQQRQDEAEDDREARLKALDQALKSGEIDRETYDKRRFDIAGGSLDSTHLVKGLDFKLLERIRRGEDVYGNKSKEEPAEDEEPAEDDIDEAFDDLEHQEVRAVEREKTQKKGQFSTVAREPGKKRSRNQILAELKAARGAAKAQQQSSLGSKFKKIGGPKQKPGTRIERDAKGREVLIIVDEDGNEKRKVRKLQTADDEAPVESKRDLLMPDPKARPLGMEVPEEYRKKDMPEEDEDVDIFAGVGDDYDPLADIDGSDSDSSESDSDKVQKERSEEPSKTTDAAMMPPPPKPAGPSAARNYFKDSKTGLLSEEAAKGPSMSDADMMAAIKRAAALRPIEGDEDAKAKEAARATEERRRRLLQSSARDDEDLDMGFGTSRFEDEEDFDDDKVKLSTWGDEDGGEGQARGGGQKRKRGPKKRKGDANSAADVLRVMEQRKK, encoded by the exons atgAACAACGAGCAGTTTCGCAAGCTGATTGCCGCCAATTCGGCGTCGCCCCAGGGCGCCAAGGATGGACCATCTCCCCCatccacgggcggcggcggcggcagcggagcgGCTCTCGGGTCGCGGCAACGAGCCTTTgtgcccatgacgcc GCGATCGGTGGGAAACGCCCAGGCCGACTTTGCGCGGCAAATGGCAGAGCGCAACGAGGCGCTGCGACCGCAAAAAAGGCACAAGACTTCGGCGCCAAAGGGCTCAAAGCTCGCTGCCGGATACGTCGATCGcgcacagcagcggcaagacgaagccgaggacgATCGAGAGGCGCGCCTGAAAGCACTGGATCAGGCCCTCAAGAGCGGCGAGATCGACCGGGAAACGTACGACAAGCGACGGTTCGATATTGCAGGGGGGAGCCTTGACAGCACACATCTCGTAAAGGGCCTCGACTTTAAGCTACTGGAAAGAATacggcgaggcgaggatGTCTACGGAAACAAGTCCAAAGAAGAACCGgctgaggacgaggagcctGCCGAGGATGACATAGATGAGGCGTTTGATGATCTCGAGCACCAAGAAGTGCGCGCGGTTGAACGAGAGAAGACGCAGAAGAAGGGACAGTTCTCCACggtcgcgcgcgagccgGGCAAGAAGCGGTCGCGCAACCAGATTCTGGCGGAGCTCAAGGCAGCAAGAGGGGCAGCCAAGGCGCAACAACAGTCATCACTGGGAAGCAAATTCAAGAAGATTGGCGGCCCCAAGCAGAAGCCAGGGACGCGGATAGAGCGGGACGCCAAAGGAAGGGAAgtgctcatcatcgtcgacgaggacggcaacgAGAAGAGAAAGGTGCGCAAGCTCCAgacggcggacgacgaggcaccTGTCGAGTCAAAGCGGGACCTCTTGATGCCGGACCCCAAGGCCAGACCTTTGGGAATGGAAGTGCCCGAGGAGTATAGAAAGAAGGACATGCctgaggaggacgaggatgtcgaCATCTTTgccggcgtgggcgacgactacgacCCGCTGGCGGACATAGACGGCTCCGACTCGGACTCGAGCGAATCGGACTCGGACAAGGTCCAGAAGGAACGCTCGGAGGAACCATCCAAGACTACCGACGCAGCGATGATGCCACCTCCTCCTAAACCCGCGGGGCCCTCGGCAGCTCGCAACTACTTCAAAGATTCCAAGACGGGCCTGCTATCGGAAGAGGCGGCCAAGGGACCGTCCATGTCGGACgcggacatgatggcggccatcaagagagcggcggcgctgcggccgatagaaggcgacgaggacgccaaggccaaggaggcggcgcgggcgacggaggagcggcgcaggcggctcCTGCAGAGCAGCGcgcgggacgacgaggacctcgacaTGGGCTTCGGCACGAGCCGGttcgaggacgaagaggactttgacgacgacaaggtgAAGCTCTCGACGtggggcgacgaggacggtggcgaggggcaggcgaggggcggcgggcagaaGCGCAAGAGGGGgcccaagaagcgcaagggcgACGCCAACAGCGCGGCGGACGTGCTGCGGGTCATGGAGCAGCGCAAGAAGTGA